The Cucumis sativus cultivar 9930 unplaced genomic scaffold, Cucumber_9930_V3 scaffold85, whole genome shotgun sequence genome window below encodes:
- the LOC116406303 gene encoding uncharacterized protein LOC116406303 has protein sequence MDDEEMEEFNSNKDFDIEYDPLVAAIAAAAGSDDVGDENISIVQSKSFVFTQGWDSEMIVDYRINEEEFHKISFMHCHFFIRKSSDSNSDVYDFREMYVTPPDTDVYVVPKVLAPSNASKEPPIDAPRDPLYKSEKEVLKVFLTKHFKNRRLWDPEFILDFEKIYVIDSKTKSITRAKVLRLEDIAKKADGIEVVFGRLDGLPIQELLTRVDALKSRVMRTGNVTYERGDS, from the exons ATGGACGATGAGGAAATGGAGGAATTCAACAGCAACAAAGATTTCGACATCGAGTACGATCCCCTAGTCGCCGCGATAGCTGCAGCAGCGGGTTCCGACGACGTTGGCGATGAGAATATCTCGATTGTGCAGAGCAAAAGCTTCGTGTTCACACAGGGATGGGATTCGGAGATGATTGTGGATTATAGGATAAATGAGGAGGAATTTCATAAGATTAGTTTTATGCACTGTCATTTCTTCATTAGGAAGTCGTCGGATTCCAACAGCGATGTTTATGATTTTAGAGAG ATGTATGTTACTCCTCCGGATACTGATGTTTATGTCGTCCCCAAAGTTCTTGCTCCCTCCAATGCCTCAAAAG AACCACCTATTGATGCACCTAGAGATCCATTATACAAGTCTGAAAAGGAGGTTCTTAAG GTTTTCTTGACGAAGCACTTCAAAAATCGAAGGCTGTGGGACCCTGAATTTATCctagattttgagaaaatatatgtaattgaTTCAAAAACCAAGTCAATCACTAGGGCAAAAGTCCTG CGGCTTGAGGATATTGCCAAGAAAGCTGATGGCATTGAAGTCGTGTTCGGTCGCCTTGACGGACTACCCATCCAAGAGTTATTGACTAGAGTCGACGCTCTAAAGTCCCGAGTTATGAGAACGGGAAATGTCACCTACGAGCGTGGGGACAGTTAA